The genomic region ATACGCTCACTTTCACAGAGCGCACGTGCGGGAACTCCAGAAGAATCCGGTCCAGCACGCGGTGGCCGACGTGCTCCAGCAGGCGCGCCGGGGCCCGCATTTCCTCGGCCACCACGCGGTAGAGCACCTCATAGTTCACGGTTTCGTGGAGCTTGTCGGAAGCGCCGGCGGCGTGCAGGTCGGTGCGGATGTAGAGGTCGACGCCGTACTTGTTGCCGATTTTCTGCTCCTCATCGTAGTAGCCGTGAAACGCGAAAAACTCCATGCCTTCCAGT from Hymenobacter canadensis harbors:
- the folB gene encoding dihydroneopterin aldolase, with amino-acid sequence MGQIALEGMEFFAFHGYYDEEQKIGNKYGVDLYIRTDLHAAGASDKLHETVNYEVLYRVVAEEMRAPARLLEHVGHRVLDRILLEFPHVRSVKVSVSKFNPPLGGICHRARVTLTRRRGEPHGR